The Bradysia coprophila strain Holo2 chromosome X unlocalized genomic scaffold, BU_Bcop_v1 contig_12, whole genome shotgun sequence genome window below encodes:
- the LOC119067209 gene encoding probable ATP-dependent RNA helicase CG8611: MNISLNITKGSQAAKTVKKVERPTLTKKHAKQQNDFSFEFTKGSKVKALVAKRRNPNLLAKKQQIKSTVENGSTKPGTLTFQPTKSIDEVTLRDEPSVSLSLNVVSGNEADRMKTAEKILRRTMTKKQKKELNLEKKAAAFRQEFDRPAKSVEQQKKAAAIRPEFDRPTKPVEQPKKPAVSRQELDKPTKPVEPSKPKKQFKEKPKKMSSLFANNADVPIVGQRLVNPLNEKVFTGEGMNSVGLHDHAVKNLADILQITELTTVQKRTVPVVLSGRDVLVRSQTGSGKTLAYALPIVQKLQDIRPKLSREDGIQAVIIVPTRELAIQSYELFVKLLKPYQWVVSGYMSGGEKRKTEKARLRKGINILVGTPGRLCDHLLHTESFKLDKVKWLVLDEADRLFELGYEKDVKKIVDALNTTPAVEGGERANPFAKKAEESSTSSIQSLLLSATLTHSVRQLAGLALKNPLFIDTSDVTSEDILKSNNFIESFDEGIADEKIVLPSTVSQSYVLVPPKLRLVTLSGLIATESVQPSKILVFFATEQLVEFHHDLMMEALTKRILDADDEEEENDDSDADGDDPILSGVRFFKLHGALTQVERSAVFKAFRDAKSGVLLTTDVAARGIDIPMVDLVVQFFPPQRIQDYVHRVGRTARAGRTGRAILFLSPNETDFVRTLEDKRIRIAQEDSTKYLKGIAQTNRMPATLEESASELQRKFEGIINDDTEMHDRACKAFVSWLRFIAAFPKDLKTIFNVKSAHMGHYAKSLGLREAPKAFTKQHSAPKPELPKNRLTYTARNEVRKVDMKTKKGSTKRPNTNQFNKFISKSISLSTSEFGSGLPPMKKRKMA; this comes from the exons AGCGAAAACTGTGAAAAAG GTTGAAAGGCCAACTTTAACGAAGAAACATGCTAAACAACAGAATGATTTTTCGTTCGAATTCACCAAAGGCAGTAAGGTAAAGGCTTTGGTTGCTAAAAGAAGGAATCCAAATCTGTTAGCAAAGAAGCAACAAATTAAGTCTACCGTTGAGAATGGAAGTACAAAACCAGGAACCCTCACTTTTCAACCTACGAAATCAATCGATGAAGTGACGTTGCGAGATGAACCGTCGGTAAGTCTCAGCCTAAATGTAGTGTCCGGTAATGAGGCTGATCGCATGAAAACGGCAGAGAAAATCCTCAGACGAACTATGacaaagaaacaaaagaaagaaTTGAATTTGGAGAAGAAAGCAGCAGCTTTTCGACAAGAATTCGATAGGCCAGCGAAATCTGTTGAACAACAGAAGAAAGCAGCCGCCATTCGACCAGAATTCGATAGGCCAACCAAACCGGTCGAACAACCGAAGAAGCCAGCCGTGTCACGACAAGAATTGGATAAGCCAACAAAACCGGTCGAACCATCGAAACCTAAGAAACAATTCAAGGAAAAACCGAAGAAAATGTCATCTTTGTTTGCAAACAATGCAGATGTTCCAATAGTTGGACAAAGATTGGTGAATCCGCTCAATGAAAAGGTATTTACCGGTGAAGGGATGAATTCTGTCGGACTACACGATCACGCTGTGAAAAATTTGGCAGACATTCTACAAATAACTGAACTGACAACAGTTCAAAAGCGTACAGTACCGGTTGTTCTATCTGGTAGAGATGTGTTAGTTCGTTCACAAACTGGTTCGGGGAAAACATTGGCCTATGCTCTGCCGATAGTGCAAAAGCTTCAAGATATTCGTCCGAAACTGTCTCGCGAAGATGGAATTCAAGCTGTAATCATTGTTCCGACTAGAGAATTAGCCATTCAAAGCTACGAACTGTTTGTCAAATTGCTGAAACCGTACCAGTGGGTCGTATCCGGCTATATGTCGGGCGGTGAGAAacgaaaaacggaaaaagCTCGACTTCGTAAAGGCATCAACATTTTGGTGGGTACACCAGGAAGACTGTGCGATCATCTTTTGCACACCGAATCCTTCAAATTAGATAAGGTGAAATGGTTAGTTCTGGATGAAGCAGATCGACTGTTTGAGCTAGGATACGAAAAAgatgtgaaaaaaattgtggatgCTCTGAATACAACGCCCGCTGTTGAGGGTGGTGAACGAGCAAATCCATTTGCAAAGAAAGCTGAGGAATCGTCAACGTCATCTATTCAAAGTCTCCTATTGTCAGCCACACTAACACATTCCGTGCGACAACTTGCCGGCCTAGCATTGAAGAATCCATTGTTCATAGACACAAGCGACGTGACCAGTGAGGACATTCTGAAAAGCAACAATTTTATCGAATCATTTGACGAAGGTATCGCTGATGAGAAAATTGTTCTGCCTTCGACTGTTAGCCAGTCTTACGTTCTTGTACCGCCCAAATTGCGGTTGGTAACACTTTCCGGCTTAATTGCCACTGAATCGGTGCAACCATCAAAGATTTTGGTATTTTTCGCAACGGAACAACTTGTCGAATTTCATCATGATTTGATGATGGAAGCGCTGACAAAGAGGATCTTAGATGCTGATGATGAGGAGGAagaaaatgatgacagtgatgCTGATGGTGACGACCCAATCTTGAGTGGCGTTAGGTTTTTTAA acTTCATGGCGCGCTAACACAAGTGGAACGTAGTGCAGTTTTTAAAGCTTTTCGAGACGCGAAATCCGGAGTGCTATTGACGACC gaCGTAGCTGCCCGTGGCATCGACATTCCCATGGTCGACTTAGTGGTTCAATTTTTCCCACCGCAACGGATTCAAGACTACGTTCATCGTGTGGGTCGTACCGCACGAGCTGGTAGAACGGGTAGAGCCATTTTATTTCTGTCACCAAACGAAACCGATTTTGTGCGAACATTAGAGGACAAGAGAATACG CATTGCACAAGAAGATTCGACAAAGTATTTGAAAGGAATCGCTCAAACAAATAGAATGCCAGCAACATTGGAAGAAAGTGCATCCGAACTTCAAAGGAAATTCGAAGGAATTATTAACGATGACACCGAAATGCATGACAGAGCGTGTAAAG CCTTCGTGTCGTGGCTGCGTTTCATTGCTGCTTTTCCAAAGGACCTGAAAACCATATTCAATGTGAAAAGTGCACACATGGGACACTATGCGAAGAGTTTGGGATTACGTGAAGCGCCAAAGGCATTTACCAAACAACATAGTGCACCGAAACCCGAACTTCCTAAAAATCGCCTAACGTACACTGCACG AAACGAAGTAAGAAAAGTCGACATGAAAACCAAAAAAGGATCGACAAAACGCCCGAACACCaatcaattcaacaaattcatttcgaaATCGATCAGTTTATCAACATCGGAATTCGGTAGTGGACTTCCACCAATGAAAAAGCGAAAAATGGcttag